In a single window of the Octopus sinensis linkage group LG1, ASM634580v1, whole genome shotgun sequence genome:
- the LOC115215627 gene encoding protein O-mannosyl-transferase 2-like produces the protein MNEDINVDTDLCNRFRYQNRQLDNLTANEYLAFKKNYEENFKEQHPVDGAEDGYKLTTDGEIYEHKKYAQNDVTTSNEISSEYFAKENGNVTNKTKKEISSQKPPENEISPLPYNRRLFISCLSLLTLISLLSRLYKIEEPPHVCWDETHFGKMASWYIQRTFFFDVHPPLGKMLIAFSGLLTGYDGNFPFAKPGDEYEDTQYVGMRIFCALLGTAIIPISFLIVWELTKSIIASFLAGLIILADTGILTLSRHILLDPILLFFIMMSTYSILKFVSLRQKSFTLQWWFWLSTTGIFLAFSIGVKFVGLFVILLAGYTTAKDLWDILGDTSIPLVLFIRHFIARSLCLIILPIFIYMLIFCVHFKILHKSGNGDGFYSSAFQSQLIGNKLYNVSMPENVAYGSIISLKQKRAGGAYLHSHHHLYPEEHPPRQQQVTTYSHKDENNLWKIKYPEREAPFSTSPQILKNGDLIRLEHVITRRNLHSHQEVAPITQRHYQVTGYGQDGVGDGNDMWIVEIVGVSDRNSVQTVRSKVRLIHYYMRCALQSHDKRLPKWGWEQLEVTCNPNIKDPKTLWSVEEVWDSRLPNVSFEVYSPNFLEKFIESHVVMTQGNSGLKPSEGELTSRPWQWPIDYKGQTFSGKDHRIYLLGNPVVFWGNIAVFVLFLIIYIVYVIRHQRDPTYQEKLISFNQRTFNSCWWLILGWALHYFPFWGMSRVLYFHHYFPAFLFNAMFTAIILDYLITHITLSFPEHLATTFYHWSLGLVISCLGFSFYLFAPLAYGMSGPEAADESSKMHKLKWLNSWEI, from the coding sequence ATGAATGAAGATATAAATGTGGATACCGATCTTTGTAATCGCTTCCGATACCAAAATCGTCAACTAGACAACTTAACGGCAAACGAGTACCTCGCATTCAAGAAAAATTACGAAGAAAATTTTAAAGAGCAACACCCAGTTGATGGTGCTGAAGATGGCTATAAACTTACAACTGATGGAgaaatatatgaacacaaaaaaTACGCACAGAACGACGTGACTACTTCCAATGAGATATCATCGGAATATTTTGCTAAAGAAAATGGCAATGTGACCAACAAGACAAAAAAGGAAATCTCATCACAAAAGCCACCAGAAAATGAAATATCACCTCTTCCCTACAATCGGAGACTATTTATATCGTGTTTGTCTTTATTGACTTTAATATCTTTATTATCTCGTCTTTACAAGATAGAAGAACCACCGCATGTTTGTTGGGACGAAACTCATTTCGGTAAAATGGCCAGCTGGTATATTCAGAGAACGTTTTTCTTTGATGTACACCCACCTTTAGGTAAGATGCTCATTGCTTTCTCTGGTTTGCTCACAGGTTACGATGGTAATTTCCCTTTTGCTAAACCAGGTGACGAGTATGAAGACACACAATATGTTGGCATGAGAATTTTCTGTGCTCTCCTCGGGACTGCTATAATCCCAATCAGTTTCTTAATTGTTTGGGAACTTACGAAATCCATTATAGcatcatttctagcaggtcttaTAATTCTGGCTGACACTGGAATCCTCACGTTATCCCGGCACATTTTACTGGATCCCATACTCCTGTTTTTTATTATGATGTCTACATATAGTATTCTTAAATTCGTATCACTGCGACAGAAGTCTTTTACATTACAATGGTGGTTCTGGTTATCTACCACAGGGATATTCCTTGCATTTTCCATTGGGGTCAAATTCGttggattatttgttattttacttgCAGGCTACACAACTGCCAAAGATTTATGGGACATTCTTGGCGACACATCCATACCGCTCGTTTTATTCATCCGTCACTTCATCGCTCGATCACTGTGTTtaatcattttaccaatatttatCTACATGcttatattttgtgtacattttaaaattcttcatAAAAGTGGCAATGGAGATGGTTTCTACAGTTCTGCATTTCAATCTCAGCTTATTGGCAATAAACTTTACAATGTCAGCATGCCAGAGAATGTAGCCTATGGAAGTATAATTTCTCTGAAACAAAAGAGAGCCGGTGGTGCTTACTTGCATTCCCATCACCACCTTTATCCAGAGGAACATCCTCCTCGACAGCAACAAGTTACTACCtacagccacaaagatgagaatAACTTGTGGAAAATTAAATATCCAGAAAGAGAAGCACCATTTTCAACATCACCTCAGATTCTGAAAAATGGAGATCTGATTCGGCTGGAACATGTAATAACTCGTCGGAACCTACACAGTCACCAAGAAGTAGCTCCCATTACACAGAGACATTATCAAGTGACAGGTTATGGTCAAGatggtgttggcgatggtaaTGATATGTGGATTGTTGAGATTGTTGGAGTATCTGATAGGAATTCTGTACAGACTGTACGCAGTAAAGTCCGTTTAATACATTACTATATGCGATGTGCTCTTCAGTCCCATGATAAGAGATTGCCGAAATGGGGCTGGGAACAGCTTGAAGTCACTTGCAACCCTAATATCAAAGATCCCAAAACTTTGTGGAGTGTAGAAGAAGTGTGGGATTCCCGGTTGCCTAATGTTAGTTTTGAGGTATACTCTCCTAATTTCCTAGAGAAATTTATTGAGAGCCATGTTGTTATGACTCAAGGCAACAGTGGCCTAAAACCAAGTGAAGGTGAACTGACGTCCAGACCCTGGCAGTGGCCCATTGACTACAAAGGGCAAACATTTTCTGGTAAAGATCATCGAATATATTTATTAGGTAATCCAGTGGTTTTCTGGGGAAATATTGCTGTCTTTGTGCTATTTCTCAtcatttatattgtatatgtaatccGGCACCAGCGAGATCCCACATATCAGGagaaattaattagttttaaCCAGAGGACATTTAATTCCTGTTGGTGGTTGATTCTTGGCTGGGCCTTACATTATTTTCCATTCTGGGGTATGAGTCGTGTTCTATATTTCCATCATTATTTCCCAGCATTCCTATTCAATGCCATGTTCACTGCTATCATACTTGACTATCTCATCACACATATTACTCTAAGTTTCCCTGAACATTTAGCAACAACTTTCTACCACTGGTCACTAGGACTTGTAATTTCATGCCTTGGATTCAGCTTCTATTTATTTGCCCCACTTGCTTATGGTATGTCTGGTCCAGAGGCTGCTGATGAATCAAGTAAAATGCATAAGTTAAAATGGCTGAATTCCTGGGAAATCTAA
- the LOC115215879 gene encoding coiled-coil domain-containing protein 157-like isoform X2 → MVYLLHVSNEFSKSLLKMLTKGKNILLLNSSNLEAGNNSVGLVARQSWVLHEFLQKTLLRILDELKDKKKQHVTDHHETSTCKSAPNISHSSSSRKPMSPDGSLYSFMSKDMCFKSTQTVETAFLPCESCSVIQRSFKRSAFAIFKTCQKLNLPSNVNKLIIKPEIDDSWMSFNETTKYSYEQDKDLGVICRQIETLVTETEHLKTEMALMEKKNKSLENHQKATEKKLASEKETNVVLQKQHQTKLKEIYDEKGKLQFQIKSIGNQLETCRENLRKEQKNAQDFKLVKAQLTEELKKMTEATQDREEFQEKMNQLRLQNTECSEKLAESAKELALTQAKCKSILKHSESMQKKQDSLLERVEQLSEENLTLHDQLADLQDDIDENLEKYDELLKEKIHLQQQLKYEESKQQHAMDEKNENEKLLTAVRSRVEEITKELKKTQEREVLLVQYPDLNGPVLDDNLYSGHLEKDMALQLKSNIVRIELLEKQNLVLRNTLEKICVDPLILQTVAKLQPIPLWNIEKFASNGEGSYNKQQYIQQSREKYSHMINKEEDERSIAKALYEVGMSDPTSKSTGKNKHAAARCQSSDPNKSQQSQQLPPTTRSSGSIQTYKVLKQLGKMHHGNSRPKTADTSSTIKTLFTKPPPRNAYVCKNCDKLYLLERELSIHYLYCKG, encoded by the exons ATGGTCTATCTTCTTCATGTTtcaaatgaatttagtaaaagtcttttgaaaatgttaacaaaaggaaaaaacataTTACTCTTAAATAGCTCAAATTTAGAAGCTGGCAACAATTCTGTAGGACTTGTTGCTCGTCAGAGCTGGGTTTTGCATGAATTCCTGCAGAAAACTTTACTTCGTATTTTAGATGAG ttaaaagataaaaaaaagcagCATGTTACTGATCACCATGAAACCAGCACTTGTAAATCAGCACCAAATATTTCACATTCTTCTTCATCTCGCAAGCCTATGTCACCTGATGGAAGTCTCTACAGTTTCATGTCAAAAGATATGTGTTTCAAGTCAACTCAAACAGTTGAGACTGCTTTTTTGCCATGTGAGTCATGTTCCGTCATTCAGAGAAGTTTCAAAAGATCTGCATTCGCCATTTTCAAGACATGCCAAAAATTGAATTTGCCATCTAATGTCAACAAGCTAATAATAAAGCCAGAAATAGATGATTCCTGGATGTCATTCAACGAAACAACAAAGTATAGTTATGAACAGGACAAAGACCTCGGTGTTATTTGCCGACAGATTGAAACATTAGTGACTGAAACTGAGCACCTGAAAACGGAAATGGCATtgatggaaaagaaaaacaa ATCTTTGGAGAACCATCAGAAAGCGACTGAGAAAAAACTGGCCTCAGAGAAGGAGACAAATGTTGTCCTTCAAAAGCAACACCAGACCAAACTCAAAGAAATCTATGATGAGAAGGGGAAACTGCAATTCCAGATCAAATCAATAGGAAATCAGCTTGAAACATGCCGTGAGAATctgagaaaagaacaaaagaacgcACAAGATTTCA AGTTGGTGAAAGCTCAGTTGACTGAAGAATTGAAGAAAATGACTGAAGCTACTCAAGATAGAGAGGAATTTCAGGAAAAAATGAATCAACTGAGATTACAAAACACTGAATGTAGTGAAAAACTTGCTGAATCAGCTAAAGAACTAGCATTAACACAAGCAAAGTGTAAGAGTATATTGAAACATAGTGAG TCGATGCAAAAGAAACAAGATTCACTGTTGGAACGAGTTGAACAATTAAGTGAAGAAAATTTAACTCTTCATGACCAGTTAGCAGATCTGCAGGATGACATTGATGAAAACCTAGAGAAATATGATGAATTACTTAAAGAGAAAATACATTTACAGCAACAGTTGAAGTATGAAGAG AGCAAACAACAGCATGCAAtggatgaaaaaaatgaaaatgagaaattgCTCACAGCAGTCAGATCAAGAGTTGAAGAAATTACTAAAGAACTGAAAAAGACTCAGGAGCGAGAAGTCCTTTTGGTGCAATATCCTGACTTAAATGGCCCTGTTTTGGATGATAATTTAT ACAGTGGTCATCTTGAAAAGGACATGGCCCTCCAGTTGAAGTCCAATATAGTTCGTATCGAACTTTTAGAGAAGCAAAACCTGGTTTTAAGGAATACCTTAGAGAAGATTTGCGTTGATCCCCTTATCTTACAAACTGTTGCTAAGTTG CAACCAATTCCTTTGTGGAATATTGAGAAATTCGCAAGCAATGGAGAAGGAAGCTATAATAAGCAACAATACATTCAGCAGAGCAGAGAGAAATATTCTCATATGATAAATAAAGAAGAGGATGAACGATCTATAGCAAAAGCTCTGTATGAGGTTGGAATGAGTGACCCAACGTCAAAATCAACTGGTAAAAATAAACATGCAGCAGCTAGATGCCAGTCTTCAGATCCCAACAAATCACAACAATCTCAGCAGTTACCACCAACAACAAGATCATCTGGCAGCATCCAAACATATAAAGTTTTGAAGCAGTTAGGTAAAATGCACCATGGAAATTCAAGACCAAAGACTGCAG acACATCTAGcacaataaaaacattatttacgaAACCGCCTCCAcgtaatgcatatgtatgtaaaaactGTGATAAATTATACTTACTGGAAAGAGAACTGTCAATTCATTATCTTTATTGTAAAGGTTGA